In Aeromicrobium marinum DSM 15272, one genomic interval encodes:
- a CDS encoding SDR family oxidoreductase — protein sequence MTLLEGRIAIVTGAGRGIGRAHALELARQGAKVVVNDFGVSLGGEREDSPADAVVAEIRALGGEAVANGADVADFEQAAAMVDQAIDTFGGLDVLVNNAGFVRDRMLVNTSEEEWDAVIRVHLKGHFAPLRHAGAYWRAEAKEGRQRAARVVNTSSGAGLQGSVGQATYSAAKAGIAGLTLVAAQEMGRYGVTVNAVAPVARTRMTEGAFDTSQMAEPEDNAPIVAWLASEDAGDVTGRVIEIDGGQICVELGWAHGPKRDIGRRWRTDEVGPALRDLIAEGPDPEPVYGAR from the coding sequence ATGACACTTCTCGAGGGCCGCATCGCCATCGTCACCGGGGCGGGGCGCGGCATCGGCCGGGCGCACGCGCTCGAGCTCGCCCGGCAGGGCGCGAAGGTCGTCGTCAACGACTTCGGCGTCTCGCTGGGCGGTGAGCGGGAGGACTCGCCGGCCGACGCGGTCGTCGCCGAGATCCGCGCGCTGGGTGGTGAGGCGGTGGCCAACGGCGCCGACGTCGCCGACTTCGAACAGGCCGCGGCCATGGTCGACCAGGCGATCGACACGTTCGGTGGCCTCGACGTGCTGGTCAACAACGCCGGGTTCGTCCGCGACCGGATGCTGGTCAACACCTCCGAGGAGGAGTGGGACGCCGTCATCCGCGTGCACCTGAAGGGGCACTTCGCGCCGCTGCGACATGCGGGTGCCTACTGGCGCGCCGAGGCCAAGGAGGGCCGTCAGCGGGCGGCTCGCGTCGTCAACACCTCGTCGGGCGCCGGGCTGCAGGGCTCGGTCGGGCAGGCCACCTACTCCGCCGCCAAGGCCGGCATCGCCGGGCTGACCCTCGTGGCCGCCCAGGAGATGGGCCGGTACGGCGTCACCGTCAACGCCGTCGCGCCGGTGGCCCGCACCCGGATGACCGAGGGTGCGTTCGACACCTCGCAGATGGCCGAGCCCGAGGACAACGCCCCGATCGTGGCGTGGCTGGCGTCGGAGGATGCCGGCGACGTGACGGGCCGGGTCATCGAGATCGACGGCGGGCAGATCTGCGTCGAGCTGGGCTGGGCGCACGGCCCGAAGCGCGACATCGGCCGGCGCTGGCGCACCGACGAGGTGGGCCCGGCCCTGCGGGACCTGATCGCCGAGGGCCCCGACCCCGAACCCGTCTACGGCGCCCGCTGA
- a CDS encoding SDR family oxidoreductase gives MTLAVDLAGRVALVTGGARGIGRGITEVLVDAGATVVTCGRSDVDDPVPGSEHRTCDVRDPEAVAALVAGIVERHGRLDVLVNNAGGAPYALAADSSPRLDDKILGLNLSSVLTVSKAANAVMQRQPEGGAIVSISSVSALRPSPGTASYGAAKAGADSLTRSLAVEWGPRVRINSIDVGLVRTEQTADHYGDDETVAAVEATIPLGRMARPAEVGRVVAFLASDLASYVSGATVACHGGGEPPVFLHVVTKEQRQ, from the coding sequence ATGACTCTGGCCGTGGACCTGGCAGGACGCGTCGCGCTGGTGACCGGCGGCGCCCGTGGCATCGGCCGCGGCATCACCGAGGTGCTCGTCGACGCGGGCGCCACGGTCGTCACCTGTGGACGCTCCGACGTCGACGACCCGGTCCCCGGGAGCGAGCACCGCACGTGCGACGTCCGTGACCCCGAGGCGGTGGCCGCCCTCGTGGCTGGTATCGTGGAACGCCACGGCCGGCTCGACGTGCTGGTCAACAACGCCGGCGGGGCGCCCTACGCGCTGGCCGCCGACTCCAGTCCCCGCCTCGACGACAAGATCCTGGGACTCAACCTCTCGTCGGTCCTCACCGTGTCGAAGGCGGCCAACGCGGTGATGCAACGCCAGCCCGAGGGCGGCGCCATCGTCAGCATCTCGTCGGTCTCCGCCCTGCGACCCTCGCCCGGCACGGCCTCCTACGGCGCGGCCAAGGCCGGCGCCGACTCCCTCACCCGGTCGCTCGCGGTCGAGTGGGGCCCGCGGGTCCGCATCAACAGCATCGACGTGGGCCTCGTGCGCACCGAGCAGACCGCCGACCACTACGGCGACGACGAGACCGTCGCCGCCGTCGAGGCCACCATCCCGCTGGGCCGGATGGCGCGTCCGGCCGAGGTCGGTCGTGTCGTCGCCTTCCTCGCGTCCGACCTCGCCTCCTACGTCTCCGGCGCCACCGTGGCCTGCCACGGCGGCGGCGAGCCACCCGTCTTCCTGCACGTCGTCACCAAGGAGCAACGCCAATGA
- a CDS encoding enoyl-CoA hydratase family protein, with product MTVTSTLRDDGILVVTMQHPPVNALPVQGWFDVAAALDVAATDPAVKVVVLRAEGKGFNAGVDIKEMQNTTGFDALIGANRGCFAAFKAVYECAVPVIAAVNGYCLGGGVGLVGNADIVVASDDAYFGVPEVNQGALGAATHMARLVPQHLMRTLYFTARTIPAAELVQHGSVYAVAPRAELDDLALGLAAEIAAKDGRVIRAAKEALNGIDPVDVNHSYRFEQGFTMELNLMGVSDELRDTFAGTDKAGGAA from the coding sequence ATGACTGTCACGTCGACCCTCCGCGACGACGGAATCCTCGTCGTCACGATGCAGCATCCACCGGTCAACGCCCTGCCGGTGCAGGGCTGGTTCGACGTCGCGGCCGCCCTCGACGTCGCCGCGACCGACCCGGCCGTGAAGGTCGTGGTGCTGCGGGCCGAGGGCAAGGGCTTCAACGCCGGCGTCGACATCAAAGAGATGCAGAACACCACCGGGTTCGACGCGTTGATCGGTGCGAACCGCGGCTGCTTCGCCGCCTTCAAGGCCGTCTACGAGTGCGCCGTGCCGGTCATCGCGGCCGTCAACGGCTACTGCCTCGGCGGCGGGGTGGGCCTGGTCGGCAACGCCGACATCGTGGTGGCCAGCGACGACGCCTACTTCGGGGTGCCCGAGGTCAACCAGGGTGCGCTCGGCGCCGCGACGCACATGGCCCGGCTCGTCCCCCAGCACCTGATGCGCACCCTGTACTTCACCGCCCGGACCATCCCGGCCGCCGAGCTGGTCCAGCACGGGTCGGTCTACGCGGTCGCGCCCCGGGCCGAGCTGGACGACCTGGCCCTGGGTCTGGCCGCCGAGATCGCCGCGAAGGACGGCCGCGTCATCCGCGCGGCCAAGGAGGCGCTCAACGGCATCGACCCCGTCGACGTCAACCACAGCTACCGCTTCGAGCAGGGGTTCACGATGGAGCTCAACCTGATGGGCGTCAGCGACGAGCTGCGCGACACGTTCGCGGGGACCGACAAGGCAGGGGGCGCGGCGTGA
- a CDS encoding CoA transferase subunit A has product MKAPSKELTIDEVVSRIEPGMTVGIGGWGSRRKPMALVRAIARSGLRDLHVVSYAGPDVGLLLAAGTASRVTYAFATLDSIPLEPWFGRARQDATAQFREWDEGMFQTGLRAAAQRVSFLPMRAGLGSAVLEHDPDLRTVRSPYDAEEELVAVPALTLDVALVHMNRADAHGNGQYLGPDPYFDDLFCMAAREAYVSTEQIIDTAGLTVDAPLQSLLLNRTMVTGVVETPNGAHFTDCTPTYSRDERFQKAYATAAKTPEDWAAFHDRFLAGDEAAYQAAVTAFHEEAQA; this is encoded by the coding sequence GTGAAGGCACCCAGCAAGGAGCTGACGATCGACGAGGTCGTCTCGCGGATCGAGCCCGGCATGACCGTCGGCATCGGCGGGTGGGGGTCTCGGCGCAAGCCGATGGCCCTGGTCCGCGCGATCGCCCGCAGCGGCCTGCGTGACCTGCACGTGGTGTCCTACGCCGGACCCGACGTCGGCCTGCTGCTCGCCGCGGGCACGGCGTCGCGGGTCACCTACGCGTTCGCCACCCTCGACTCGATCCCCCTCGAACCGTGGTTCGGACGGGCCCGCCAGGACGCCACCGCGCAGTTCCGTGAGTGGGACGAGGGCATGTTCCAGACCGGCCTGCGCGCCGCGGCCCAACGGGTGTCGTTCCTGCCGATGCGGGCCGGTCTCGGTTCGGCGGTGCTCGAGCACGACCCGGACCTCCGCACGGTCCGCTCCCCCTACGACGCCGAGGAGGAGCTGGTGGCCGTGCCCGCGCTCACGCTCGACGTCGCGCTGGTGCACATGAACCGCGCCGACGCCCACGGCAACGGCCAGTACCTCGGGCCGGACCCGTACTTCGACGACCTGTTCTGCATGGCCGCCCGAGAGGCGTACGTGTCGACCGAGCAGATCATCGACACCGCCGGCCTGACGGTCGACGCGCCCCTGCAGAGCCTGCTGCTCAACCGCACGATGGTGACCGGGGTGGTCGAGACGCCGAACGGCGCGCACTTCACCGACTGCACGCCGACGTACAGCCGTGACGAGAGGTTCCAGAAGGCCTACGCCACCGCCGCGAAGACCCCGGAGGACTGGGCCGCGTTCCACGACCGGTTCCTCGCCGGCGACGAGGCCGCCTACCAGGCCGCGGTCACCGCGTTCCACGAGGAGGCCCAGGCATGA
- a CDS encoding CoA-transferase subunit beta gives MTDVTRSEYCAIAIADCFADDGEIMGSPMGLLPTLGARLAKNTSNPQLLLTDGEARILRGTPPLGQTAELVEGWMPFRLVLEAVVPYGKRHVMMGATQIDRHGNQNISAIGPWDRPTRQLLGVRGAPGNTVNNRTSYWVPKHSPRVVVEQVDIVSGVGYARAEAAGPAATRFHRVDRVVTNLGVFDLGGPGHTLRFVSVHPGVSVDDVREASGCEIHSDGDVPDTREPTAEELVLIREVLDPKGIREREVPS, from the coding sequence ATGACCGACGTGACCCGCTCGGAGTACTGCGCGATCGCGATCGCCGACTGCTTCGCCGACGACGGCGAGATCATGGGCAGCCCCATGGGCCTGCTGCCCACGCTCGGCGCGCGGCTGGCCAAGAACACCAGCAACCCGCAGCTGCTGCTCACCGACGGCGAGGCACGCATCCTGCGCGGCACCCCGCCGCTGGGCCAGACCGCGGAGCTGGTGGAGGGCTGGATGCCGTTCCGCCTGGTGCTGGAGGCCGTGGTGCCCTACGGCAAGCGCCACGTGATGATGGGCGCCACCCAGATCGACCGGCACGGCAACCAGAACATCTCGGCCATCGGACCGTGGGACCGGCCCACCCGGCAGCTGCTCGGTGTGCGCGGCGCGCCCGGCAACACGGTCAACAACCGCACCTCCTACTGGGTGCCGAAGCACTCCCCCCGGGTGGTCGTGGAGCAGGTCGACATCGTCTCCGGCGTGGGCTACGCCCGGGCCGAGGCGGCCGGCCCCGCGGCGACGCGCTTCCACCGGGTCGACCGGGTCGTGACCAACCTCGGTGTCTTCGACCTCGGCGGACCCGGCCACACGCTGCGGTTCGTGTCGGTGCACCCCGGGGTGAGCGTCGACGACGTCCGCGAGGCCAGCGGCTGCGAGATCCACTCGGACGGCGACGTGCCCGACACCCGCGAACCCACCGCCGAGGAGCTGGTGCTGATCCGCGAGGTGCTCGACCCGAAGGGGATCCGCGAGCGGGAGGTGCCGTCGTGA
- a CDS encoding NAD(P)H-dependent flavin oxidoreductase, whose product MIESLLTTPLTELVGVRHPVVQTGMGWVAGPSLVSGTANAGGLGILASATMTLAELEQSVVEVKSRTDAPFGVNLRADAADAPARCDLLIEHGVKVASFALAPKPELIARLKEHDIVVIPSVGLPKHAVKVASWGADAVMIQGGEGGGHTGSVPTTLLLPTVLDAVDIPVIAAGGFFDGRGLAAALSYGAAGVGMGTRFLLTAESRVPDAVKQRYLAAGLDDTVVTKKVDGMPHRMLRTDLVEQVEGGTGLRTLLPTARRTLEFKRMAQMTWKQLAVDGRAMRKEQGRTLGQLALAANTPMMLKAGLVDGDASAGVLASGQVVGVIDDLPTCEELVDRIVTEAAAALSRTSSYLR is encoded by the coding sequence GTGATCGAGTCGCTGCTGACCACCCCGCTCACCGAGCTGGTCGGGGTCCGCCACCCGGTCGTGCAGACCGGCATGGGATGGGTCGCCGGACCCAGCCTCGTGAGCGGCACCGCCAACGCCGGCGGTCTCGGCATCCTCGCGTCCGCCACCATGACCCTGGCCGAGCTGGAGCAGTCGGTCGTGGAGGTCAAGAGCCGCACGGACGCCCCGTTCGGGGTCAACCTGCGGGCCGACGCCGCGGACGCCCCCGCCCGCTGCGACCTGCTGATCGAGCACGGGGTCAAGGTCGCCTCGTTCGCCCTGGCGCCCAAGCCCGAGCTGATCGCCCGGCTCAAGGAGCACGACATCGTCGTGATCCCCAGCGTTGGCCTGCCCAAGCACGCGGTCAAGGTCGCCTCGTGGGGCGCCGACGCCGTGATGATCCAGGGTGGCGAGGGCGGCGGGCATACCGGCTCGGTGCCCACGACGCTGCTGCTGCCGACGGTGCTCGACGCCGTCGACATCCCGGTAATCGCCGCCGGCGGGTTCTTCGACGGCCGCGGGCTCGCCGCCGCACTGTCGTACGGGGCCGCCGGGGTCGGCATGGGGACCCGGTTCCTGCTCACCGCCGAGAGCCGCGTGCCCGACGCCGTGAAGCAGCGCTACCTCGCGGCGGGGCTCGACGACACGGTCGTGACCAAGAAGGTCGACGGCATGCCGCACCGCATGCTGCGCACCGACCTGGTCGAGCAGGTCGAGGGCGGAACCGGACTGCGGACGCTCCTGCCGACGGCCCGCCGCACGCTGGAGTTCAAGCGGATGGCACAGATGACGTGGAAGCAGCTGGCCGTCGACGGCCGGGCCATGCGCAAGGAGCAGGGCCGGACCCTGGGGCAGCTGGCGCTGGCCGCCAACACCCCGATGATGCTGAAGGCCGGGCTGGTCGACGGCGACGCCTCGGCGGGCGTGCTCGCGTCGGGTCAGGTGGTGGGCGTCATCGACGACCTCCCCACCTGCGAGGAGCTGGTCGACCGGATCGTGACCGAGGCGGCGGCAGCGCTCAGCCGCACGAGCTCCTACCTGCGGTAG
- a CDS encoding 3'(2'),5'-bisphosphate nucleotidase CysQ, producing the protein MTRDDAAFAADLAQQAGQLLLELQRTSGLAGKELGVAGDARSDELLLRLLAEGRPGDAVLSEESADTDARLSADRVWIIDPLDGTREYGMPGRSDWAVHVALWERGVTDPAITAAAVAQPALGTVYTTDDPAAAAVHRSRPILLVSASRPPEFAAPVAEAVGGDLQTMGSAGAKAMAVVRGDADAYLHAGGQWEWDSAAPVGVALAAGLHASRVDGSPLTYNAAHPYLPDLLICRADLAPDLLAAIAAA; encoded by the coding sequence GTGACCCGCGACGACGCGGCCTTCGCCGCCGACCTCGCCCAGCAGGCGGGGCAGCTGCTGCTGGAGCTGCAGCGCACCTCGGGGCTCGCCGGCAAGGAGCTCGGGGTGGCGGGCGACGCGCGCTCCGACGAGCTGCTGCTGCGGCTGCTGGCCGAGGGGCGTCCGGGCGACGCGGTGCTGTCGGAGGAGTCGGCTGACACCGACGCCCGACTCTCGGCCGACCGGGTCTGGATCATCGACCCCCTCGACGGCACCCGGGAGTACGGCATGCCGGGCCGCAGCGACTGGGCCGTGCACGTCGCGCTGTGGGAGCGGGGCGTGACCGACCCGGCCATCACGGCCGCCGCCGTGGCACAGCCGGCGTTGGGCACGGTGTACACGACCGACGACCCGGCCGCCGCCGCTGTGCACCGATCGCGACCGATCCTCCTGGTCAGCGCCAGCCGGCCGCCGGAGTTCGCCGCGCCCGTGGCGGAGGCCGTGGGCGGCGACCTGCAGACGATGGGGTCGGCCGGCGCCAAGGCGATGGCGGTGGTGCGGGGCGACGCCGACGCGTACCTGCACGCCGGCGGGCAGTGGGAGTGGGACTCGGCCGCTCCGGTCGGGGTGGCGCTGGCCGCGGGCCTGCACGCCTCGCGGGTCGACGGGTCGCCGCTGACCTACAACGCGGCCCACCCCTACCTGCCCGACCTGCTGATCTGCCGCGCCGACCTGGCCCCCGACCTCCTCGCCGCCATCGCCGCCGCCTGA
- the cysC gene encoding adenylyl-sulfate kinase, with protein sequence MSQLVRIATTGSVDDGKSTLIGRLLFDGKAIFEDQLGAVEAASAARGHEGPDLALLTDGLRAEREQGITIDVAYRYFATPRRKFIIADTPGHLQYTRNMVTGASTADVALILIDARRGVLEQSRRHAFLASLLGIPHLVVCVNKMDLVDYAQDRFDDIRTEFASFASKLEIPDLTFIPVSALTGDNVVTKSAAMPWYEGPALLGHLEDLHVASDRNLIDARLPVQYVIRPQGADFHDFRGYAGTVAGGSFRPGDEVVALPSGFTSTVTHVWGPGGTKLEEASTGQAVTVELADQLDVSRGDMLCRPNNRPTSTQDVEAMVCWMDGDLSLSPDSTYTILHTTRETRASVKDLEYRLDINTLHRDQEATALGLNEIGRVRLRTQKPLHLDAYRRNRDTGSFILIDEATHRTVAAGMILGASQNTANIVWHSGSVTREQRATRGMTLWFTGLSGSGKSTVAVEVERRLVASGQPAYVLDGDNLRHGLNSGLGFSPADRAENVRRVAEVARLMADAGVVAIVSLVSPYRADRDAARALHDADGLSFLEVFMDTPLEIAEARDPKGLYAKARTGEIPEFTGISAPYEAPLRPELLLRPTDGDAGALAEIVIDHLERR encoded by the coding sequence ATGTCGCAGCTCGTCCGCATCGCCACCACCGGCAGCGTCGACGACGGCAAGTCCACCCTCATCGGGCGGCTGCTGTTCGACGGCAAGGCCATCTTCGAGGACCAGCTCGGTGCCGTCGAGGCCGCCAGTGCGGCCCGGGGGCACGAGGGCCCCGACCTCGCCCTGCTGACCGACGGCCTGCGCGCCGAGCGGGAGCAGGGCATCACGATCGACGTGGCCTACCGCTACTTCGCGACCCCCAGGCGCAAGTTCATCATCGCCGACACCCCCGGGCACCTGCAGTACACGCGCAACATGGTCACCGGTGCGTCCACCGCCGACGTCGCGCTGATCCTCATCGACGCGCGCCGCGGCGTGCTCGAGCAGTCGCGCCGCCACGCGTTCCTCGCATCGCTGCTGGGCATCCCTCACCTGGTCGTCTGCGTCAACAAGATGGACCTGGTCGACTACGCGCAAGACCGCTTCGACGACATCCGCACCGAGTTCGCGAGCTTCGCGTCGAAGCTGGAGATCCCCGACCTGACCTTCATCCCCGTGTCAGCGCTCACCGGCGACAACGTGGTCACCAAGAGTGCCGCGATGCCCTGGTACGAGGGGCCGGCGCTGCTCGGCCACCTCGAGGACCTGCACGTGGCCTCCGACCGCAACCTCATCGACGCGCGGCTGCCGGTGCAGTACGTCATCCGTCCCCAAGGGGCCGACTTCCACGACTTCCGTGGCTACGCGGGCACCGTGGCCGGCGGGTCCTTCCGGCCCGGCGACGAGGTGGTCGCCCTGCCGTCGGGCTTCACCAGCACCGTCACCCACGTGTGGGGTCCCGGCGGCACCAAGCTGGAGGAGGCGTCCACCGGGCAGGCCGTGACGGTCGAGCTGGCCGACCAGCTCGACGTCAGCCGCGGCGACATGCTGTGCCGTCCCAACAACCGGCCGACCAGCACCCAGGACGTCGAGGCGATGGTCTGCTGGATGGACGGCGACCTGAGTCTGTCGCCGGACTCGACCTACACGATCCTGCACACCACCCGCGAGACGCGGGCGTCGGTGAAGGACCTGGAGTACCGGCTCGACATCAACACCCTGCACCGCGACCAGGAGGCCACCGCACTCGGCCTGAACGAGATCGGTCGGGTCCGCCTGCGCACCCAGAAGCCGCTGCACCTCGACGCCTACCGGCGCAACCGCGACACCGGCAGCTTCATCCTGATCGACGAGGCCACCCACCGCACCGTCGCCGCGGGCATGATCCTCGGCGCCAGTCAGAACACGGCCAACATCGTGTGGCACAGCGGCTCGGTCACCCGCGAGCAGCGGGCCACGCGCGGCATGACCCTGTGGTTCACCGGTCTTTCGGGCTCGGGCAAGTCGACCGTCGCGGTCGAGGTGGAGCGTCGCCTCGTCGCGTCCGGGCAGCCGGCCTACGTGCTCGACGGAGACAACCTGCGCCACGGCCTGAACTCGGGCCTGGGGTTCAGCCCGGCCGACCGGGCCGAGAACGTGCGCCGGGTGGCGGAGGTCGCACGGCTCATGGCCGACGCCGGGGTGGTCGCCATCGTCTCGCTGGTCAGCCCCTACCGCGCCGACCGGGACGCGGCCCGCGCCCTGCACGACGCCGACGGGCTGTCCTTCCTCGAGGTGTTCATGGACACGCCGTTGGAGATCGCCGAGGCCAGGGATCCCAAGGGTCTCTACGCCAAGGCGCGTACCGGGGAGATTCCCGAGTTCACCGGCATCAGCGCCCCGTACGAGGCACCGCTGCGGCCCGAGCTGCTGCTGCGCCCGACGGACGGTGACGCCGGAGCCCTCGCCGAGATCGTCATCGACCACCTCGAACGCCGGTGA
- the cysD gene encoding sulfate adenylyltransferase subunit CysD, whose protein sequence is MVTRTHELTDLDMLEAEAVHIFREVAATIERPALLFSGGKDSVVMLHVATKAFWPAPVPFPVMHVDTGQNFDAVLEFRDRTVEQHGLRLVVMSVQDDIDAGRVTEIGGPLGPRNTLQTAALLRGITEHQFGAVFGGARRDEEKARAKERVFSFRDEFGQWDPKNQRPELWSLYNGRHRKGEHMRVFPLSNWTELDIWNYIVREEIELPDLYYAHRRTVVERDGMLLAVNRFIEPGPGETPFEAQVRFRTIGDATCTGCVESAADTPRAVAEEVAASRVTERGATRADDRISEAGMEDRKKAGYF, encoded by the coding sequence GTGGTGACGCGGACCCACGAGCTCACCGACCTCGACATGCTCGAGGCCGAGGCCGTGCACATCTTCCGCGAGGTCGCGGCCACCATCGAACGTCCGGCGCTGCTGTTCTCCGGCGGCAAGGACTCCGTCGTGATGCTGCACGTGGCGACCAAGGCCTTCTGGCCGGCGCCCGTGCCGTTCCCGGTCATGCACGTCGACACCGGCCAGAACTTCGACGCCGTCCTGGAGTTCCGGGACCGCACCGTCGAGCAGCACGGTCTGCGGCTGGTCGTCATGAGCGTGCAGGACGACATCGACGCCGGCCGGGTCACCGAGATCGGCGGACCGCTCGGGCCGCGCAACACCCTGCAGACCGCCGCCCTCCTGCGCGGCATCACCGAGCACCAGTTCGGCGCGGTGTTCGGCGGTGCCCGCCGCGACGAGGAGAAGGCCCGCGCCAAGGAGCGGGTGTTCAGCTTCCGCGACGAGTTCGGTCAGTGGGACCCCAAGAACCAGCGTCCCGAGCTGTGGAGCCTGTACAACGGCCGGCACCGCAAGGGCGAGCACATGCGGGTGTTCCCGCTGTCGAACTGGACCGAGCTGGACATCTGGAACTACATCGTCCGCGAGGAGATCGAGCTGCCCGACCTCTACTACGCCCACCGGCGCACCGTCGTGGAGCGCGACGGCATGCTGCTGGCGGTCAACCGGTTCATCGAGCCCGGTCCGGGCGAGACCCCGTTCGAGGCCCAGGTCCGGTTCCGCACCATCGGCGACGCCACCTGCACCGGATGCGTGGAGTCGGCGGCCGACACCCCGCGCGCCGTCGCCGAGGAGGTCGCCGCCTCCCGGGTGACCGAGCGCGGCGCCACCCGCGCCGACGACCGCATCTCCGAGGCCGGCATGGAAGACCGCAAGAAGGCGGGGTACTTCTGA
- a CDS encoding TetR/AcrR family transcriptional regulator codes for MTSSSAGRPRGRDQVRSAVLTAASELVAERGPDRFSVRDIAERAGVNHALVHRHFGTKADVMEQMLAADARVVVDAILGSGLPTDGEATPSVVADLLDLLAARPSYWRTLVQAVLDSPEAALPGTASTTALFSDLWAGGDADRATSTSVAGITALGWLIFGPFMAESTGADPADVRRAVAEQMAALLTPPS; via the coding sequence ATGACGAGTTCATCGGCGGGCCGGCCCCGGGGGCGTGACCAGGTGCGGTCCGCGGTGCTCACCGCCGCGAGCGAGCTGGTGGCCGAGCGCGGGCCCGACCGCTTCTCCGTGCGCGACATCGCCGAGCGGGCCGGCGTCAACCACGCGTTGGTGCACCGGCACTTCGGCACCAAGGCCGACGTGATGGAGCAGATGCTCGCGGCCGACGCGCGGGTCGTGGTCGACGCGATCCTTGGGTCGGGCCTGCCGACCGACGGTGAGGCCACCCCGTCGGTCGTGGCCGACCTGCTCGACCTGCTCGCCGCGCGGCCGTCCTACTGGCGTACCCTGGTGCAGGCGGTGCTCGACAGCCCCGAGGCGGCACTGCCGGGCACGGCCTCCACGACGGCACTCTTCTCCGACCTGTGGGCCGGCGGCGACGCCGACCGCGCCACGTCCACCTCGGTGGCGGGCATCACCGCCCTCGGGTGGTTGATCTTCGGTCCCTTCATGGCCGAGTCGACCGGTGCCGACCCGGCCGACGTGCGCCGCGCGGTCGCGGAGCAGATGGCGGCCCTGCTCACCCCTCCGTCGTAA
- a CDS encoding SDR family oxidoreductase encodes MRTYVVSGAASGIGAATAALLREQGGRVITVDLRDADVVADLSTAEGRAVAVAGVQQLTDVVHGVVPCAGIAGSTGVDAALVVSVNFFGAVELVRGLQPQLAAAGSSAVVLLASNSITGMPGWRASVADLCLTGDEAAARADAAQVESVMVYPATKAALAWWARREGITEQWIGCGIRLNAVAPGMIASPMTDRLLADPEIGPLVEAYPTALGRLGRADEVAQLIAFMLSDANSLMVGSVVYADGGTDAMFHPQSPEGWDV; translated from the coding sequence GTGAGGACGTACGTCGTCAGCGGGGCCGCGAGCGGGATCGGCGCCGCGACCGCAGCCCTGCTGCGCGAGCAGGGCGGACGGGTGATCACGGTCGACCTGCGCGACGCCGACGTGGTGGCCGACCTGTCGACCGCCGAGGGCCGGGCGGTCGCGGTGGCGGGCGTGCAGCAGCTCACCGACGTCGTGCACGGCGTGGTGCCGTGCGCCGGGATCGCCGGCTCGACCGGGGTCGACGCGGCGCTCGTCGTGTCGGTCAACTTCTTCGGCGCGGTCGAGCTGGTGCGCGGGTTGCAGCCGCAGCTGGCAGCGGCCGGGTCGTCCGCGGTCGTCCTGCTCGCCTCGAACTCGATCACCGGCATGCCGGGGTGGCGCGCCTCGGTGGCCGACCTGTGCCTGACCGGCGACGAGGCCGCTGCCCGGGCCGACGCGGCACAGGTCGAGTCGGTCATGGTCTACCCGGCGACGAAGGCCGCGCTCGCGTGGTGGGCCCGACGCGAGGGCATCACGGAGCAGTGGATCGGGTGCGGGATCCGGCTCAACGCCGTGGCCCCGGGCATGATCGCCTCGCCGATGACCGACCGCCTCCTCGCCGATCCCGAGATCGGGCCGCTCGTGGAGGCCTACCCCACGGCGCTCGGCCGTCTGGGCCGCGCCGACGAGGTCGCGCAGCTGATCGCGTTCATGCTGTCGGACGCGAACAGCCTGATGGTGGGCTCGGTCGTCTACGCCGACGGCGGCACCGACGCGATGTTCCATCCGCAGTCACCCGAGGGCTGGGACGTGTAG
- the cmtR gene encoding Cd(II)/Pb(II)-sensing metalloregulatory transcriptional regulator CmtR codes for MLTIAERLDVMNRLGRAMADPTRSRLLMALLEGPAYPGDLARDLDLTRPNVSNHLACLRDCGIVVAEPEGRHTRYAVADPHLAGSLIALIDVTLAVDDSAPCIDKECVLPGCGSQGASA; via the coding sequence GTGCTGACCATTGCGGAACGTCTTGACGTGATGAATAGATTGGGCCGAGCGATGGCCGACCCCACGCGCTCGCGCCTACTCATGGCCTTGCTGGAGGGCCCCGCCTACCCCGGTGACCTCGCCCGCGACCTGGACCTGACCCGGCCCAACGTGTCGAACCACCTCGCGTGTCTGCGTGACTGCGGGATCGTCGTAGCCGAACCCGAAGGCCGACACACGCGCTACGCCGTCGCCGACCCGCACCTCGCCGGGTCTCTCATTGCGCTCATCGACGTCACCCTCGCGGTTGACGACAGCGCGCCCTGCATCGACAAAGAGTGCGTCCTGCCCGGATGTGGCTCCCAGGGAGCTAGTGCCTGA